A stretch of the Solanum dulcamara chromosome 6, daSolDulc1.2, whole genome shotgun sequence genome encodes the following:
- the LOC129892907 gene encoding uncharacterized protein LOC129892907, with protein MQRANWGKKGIPKYAKCVKDIVAKKSKLAEFETMALTEKFSSRILNKSKLPVKQKDQPAIYEELSTVTIIDEEVLAQCIVENDPLAKVVMGQDIEEDMEAKELASIVLGHEVSKGGLKVDKAKIEVIKKLPPPISVKGVRSFLGHAGFYRRFIKDFSKIARPMCSLLEKKVKFIFDDNCLQAFEILKKKLIEAPILIAHNWELPFVLMYNANDIAVEVVLGKKKEIIFHSIYYASRTLDSSQANNTIKKKEMLALVYAFDKFYSYLKSIKEEFPDEQLLEIAIQELPWYVDIVNYIISGVFPPYATLQQKKKLMHDTRFYIWDEPYLFKQGIDRMVRRFVPEMEVHQVLDSCYSSPYSGHHGGERTVHKVLQSGFFWPILFKDATGRIISDGGSHFINQTVKNILAKFGVLHKVATTYHPQTNGQVEVSNREVKQILQKTVNAQRKDWAEKLDEALSAYRTAYKTPIGTSPYQMVFGKACHLPVDLENQDYWAIKKLNLDLELAGWKRLDQLHELEEFSLHAYENAKLYKEKTKRWNDKHIINHTFEPGQKVLLFNSRLKLFPGKL; from the exons ATGCAAAGAGCAAATTGGGGAAAGAAG GGAATTCCAAAATACGCGAAATGTGTCAAAGATATTGTGGCCAAGAAAAGCAAGTTAGCTGAATTTGAAACAATGGCACTCACTGAAAAgtttagttcaagaatcttaaACAAAAGTAAGCTTCCAGTTAAACAAAAAGATCAG CCTGCAATCTATGAAGAGCTGTCTACTGTAACCATCATCGATGAGGAAGTCTTAGCTCAATGCATTGTAGAAAATGATCCGTTGGCAAAAGTTGTGatgggtcaagatattgaagAGGATATGGAAGCTAAAGAGTTAGCTA GTATTGTGTTGGGACATGAAGTGTCAAAAGGTGGTTTGAAGGTAGACAAAGCTAAAATTGAAGTGATTAAGAAACTTCCACCACCAATTTCAGTAAAAGGAGTTCGCAGTTTTCTAGGTCATGCCGGATTCTACCGGCGATTCAttaaagatttttcaaaaattgccAGACCCATGTGCAGTTTGCTtgaaaagaaggtaaaatttatttttgatgataatTGTTTGCAGGCCTTTGAAATCTTGAAGAAAAAGTTGATTGAAGCCCCCATCCTGATAGCTCATAACTGGGAGTTACCTTTTGTGCTGATGTATAATGCAAATGACATAGCAGTGGAAGTAGTTCTGGGAAAAAAGAAGGAGATAATTTTTCACTCTATTTACTATGCCAGCAGGACTCTTGACTCTTCTCAGGCAAACAACACTatcaaaaagaaggaaatgttgGCATTGGTTTATGCTTTCGATAAATTCTACTCTTACCTG AAGTCGATAAAGGAGGAATTTCCAGATGAGCAACTGTTGGAAATAGCGATACAAGAACTCCCATGGTACGTAGATATTGTGAACTACATTATTAGTGGAGTGTTTCCTCCTTATGCTACTTTGCAGCAAAAGAAGAAGCTTATGCATGATACTAGGTTCTACATATGGGATGAACCTTATCTATTCAAGCAAGGCATTGACAGAATGGTTAGGAGGTTTGTACCAGAAATGGAGGTGcaccaagtgttggatagtTGCTATTCATCACCATACAGTGGCCACCATGGAGGAGAGCGCACTGTGCATAAGGTACTTCAGTCTGGGTTCTTTTGGCCTATATTGTTCAAAGACGCTACAGG GAGAATTATAAGTGATGGAGGATCACATTTTATCAATCAAACAGTGAAGAACATCTTGGCAAAATTCGGGGTACTCCACAAAGTGGCCACAACTTATCATCCACAAACCAATGGACAGGTGGAAGTCTCTAATAGGGAAGTCAAACAAATTCTGCAAAAGACTGTCAATGCACAACGAAAGGATTGGGCAGAAAAGCTAGATGAGGCATTATCGGCATATAGAACTGCGTATAAAACCCCCATTGGAACATCTCCTTATCAAATGGTATTTGGTAAAGCATGTCACTTACCGGTGGATCTAGAAAATCAAGACTACTGGGCAATCAAAAAGCTCAACCTTGATCTCGAGCTAGCAGGATGGAAGAGGTTAGATCAGTTGCATGAGTTAGAAGAATTTAGCCTTCACGCCTATGAAAACGCCAAGCTTTACAAGGAGAAAACCAAGCGATGGAATGATAAGCACATCATCAATCATACTTTTGAACCAGGACAAAAGGTACTTCTCTTTAATTCTAGACTTAAGCTTTTTCCAGGAAAGCTGTAG
- the LOC129893181 gene encoding fatty acyl-CoA reductase 3-like has product MELSKIEPFLEGKTIFITGATGFLAKILVEKILRIQSNVKKLYLLVRASDTKFAKKRFNDEVMQTELFSVLREKIGAKKLNSLIEEKVFPVAGDISFEDFGIENSEMKDGIFKEIDIMINSAATTRFDERYDIAMNINVLGAFNVLKFAKRCANVKILVHVSTAYVCGEGEGVLIPEKSFILGETLNKNSKLEIDVERKVIEEKLKELEAQSLTTREMTMAMRDLGIQRANLHGWPNTYSFTKAMGEMLLGHYKENLQVVIIRPTIITSTYKEPFPGWIEGVKTVDSFIVTYGKGIMNFCFGDPNTKLDMIPGDMVVDSILASILAHIGNYQYYSSEELIYHISSSKINPLKSSDMQLFLFQYFTKNPWINKDGNIIKVGKLTLFSSMESFRSYTSTYYWPLLKILELANVLSWRHFDKTYKDLKRKIDMAIRLSELYRPYLLFHGSFDDANTKRLRMAMKEYKMDDVLNFDPSCIKWEDYFMNTHLPGAVNHLF; this is encoded by the exons ATGGAATTATCTAAAATTGAACCTTTTCTAGAAGGCAAAACTATTTTCATTACGGGTGCCACAGGTTTCCTTGCAAAGA TTCTTGTGGAGAAGATACTTCGGATTCAATCAAATGTGAAAAAGTTATACCTTTTAGTAAGAGCTTCAGACACTAAATTCGCCAAAAAACGCTTTAATGATGAG GTTATGCAGACTGAATTATTTAGTGTTCTAAGAGAAAAGATAGGTGCAAAAAAACTAAATTCTCTCATAGAAGAGAAAGTATTTCCAGTTGCTGGTGACATTTCATTTGAAGATTTTGGAATTGAAAATTCAGAGATGAAAGATGGAATTTTCAAAGAAATAGACATAATGATAAATTCAGCTGCAACTACTAGATTTGATGAGag ATATGATATTGCCATGAATATCAATGTTCTAGGTGCCTTCAATGTCCTCAAGTTTGCTAAAAGATGTGCAAATGTGAAAATTCTAGTCCATGTATCCACTG CTTATGTTTGTGGGGAAGGTGAAGGAGTACTAATACCAGAGAAATCATTTATTTTGGGAGAGACACtcaataaaaactcaaaattagaGATTGATGTGGAGAGAAAAGTGATAGAGGAGAAACTCAAGGAACTTGAAGCTCAAAGCTTGACAACAAGAGAAATGACAATGGCCATGAGAGACCTAGGCATTCAAAG GGCAAATTTGCATGGGTGGCCAAATACATATTCTTTCACAAAGGCAATGGGAGAGATGCTTTTAGGACACTATAAGGAAAATCTTCAAGTTGTTATAATACGTCCAACAATTATTACTAGCACCTACAAAGAGCCATTTCCAGGATGGATTGAAGGAGTAAA AACAGTGGATTCTTTTATTGTGACATATGGAAAAGGAATTATGAATTTCTGCTTTGGTGACCCAAACACAAAACTTGATATG ATTCCAGGTGATATGGTGGTGGACTCAATACTTGCATCAATTCTAGCACATATTGGAAATTATCAATATTATTCTTCTGAAGaattaatatatcatataagttcttcaaaaataaatCCCCTAAAATCTTCAGATATGCAATTATTCTTATTTCAATACTTCACAAAAAATCCATGGATCAACAAAGATGGAAATATCATCAAAGTGGGGAAACTTACACTATTTAGCAGCATGGAAAGCTTTCGAAGCTACACTTCAACCTATTATTGGCCATTGTTAAAG ATACTAGAGTTGGCAAATGTATTATCATGGCGCCATTTTGACAAAACCTACAAGGATTTGAAAAGAAAGATTGATATGGCTATACGTCTATCTGAACTCTATAGACCTTACTTGCTTTTCCATGGAAG cTTTGATGATGCTAATACTAAGAGATTGAGAATGGCAATGAAAGAATACAAGATGGATGATGTGCTCAACTTTGATCCAAGTTGCATCAAGTGGGAAGATTATTTCATGAACACTCATCTTCCTGGAGCTGTCAATCACCTTTTCTAG